A stretch of the Aegilops tauschii subsp. strangulata cultivar AL8/78 chromosome 4, Aet v6.0, whole genome shotgun sequence genome encodes the following:
- the LOC109777690 gene encoding uncharacterized protein, with product MLDHIANKDQTVVNLTVIRATDPRPADLNAGYLYEEQVPLSQLGEKHVYEVNPSGVLFRSPEKSNKQRQSEPLQFFSTQQSTNLDIAMEQDEQETLMELKRRTKIENFRKHKEASEHVQMVKQKLPVLLTEDDSDLDADEDFVKRLNDLRRQREDPLLHFEGDTDVDEVYGEDEEEEQVEQVEQVEQVEEDEQMEHEEEQVEEQVEQQQEPPKKKEKRKGPTNRSHSSLEQRFEDVWVPSSDEEIDVGDLEQEYDDGAENAPFILPNGRKSRAYKAQPRKWYSEERENPEEQLCRKLCFLNVYQFRRALQTFHISQNRNYDFHRNCNDSIIVVCTNVKCPFYIAASVVANETTFCIRKANFLHTCPAVAENTKVTAKWVAHQCQDMLRIDIGTPITTIMQNLKKKYGVEISTHMAYRARKEALKVVQGDQRGQYTRIRDYLQAVLDTNPGSRCVVTTKHLPQHPSKNPRFHGLFYCLNACKEGFLNGCRPFIGVDGCFIKLSTGQQILAATGMDGNNNIYPIAFGVVDKEDTDSWTWFLTQLKEALGGESGKFGYYTIISDRQKGLLNAVNHVFPNCPQRFCLRHIYQNFQTAGFRGDELKKHMDAASYSYTKNEHLAAMNDLKRECKAAWAWLNKVPVHTWARHAMDFTCKTDLVVNNISEVFNKMILDVRGKPIKTMLEGIRTKLMVKFNTNRTKTETANWEICPTYAEMLEEAKYNSRWCQSLMAGPNIYQVSSGDNTYSVNLLHRTCGCRKWDMTAMPCNHAVSAIVKAKLQPEDFVDDFFKKPMYKKAYEHIIFPVPGPNLWPRTRTQDIEPPVSRDKVGKQQTKRRKNQFEKPAPRDTSRMASITCSNYKLVGHRYTVCSKPLKPALAMRQNQHQPNRSHASASSTAAAPTRKRPSPCTADVGTAPPRKKVAPAATTPTAPPRRRAAPAATAPTAPPRRSPRKNATPAPTAPPRRSPRKKTTPTGTSSTSAAGHRGTFHAPRQTGRKRTVSYKMKEYLYASGN from the exons ATGCTTGACCATATTGCTAATAAGGATCAGACTGTAGTGAATTTGACAGTGATTAGGGCCACTGATCCAAGACCTGCAGATTTGAATGCAGGATATTTGTATGAGGAGCAGGTTCCTTTGAGTCAATTAGGAGAAAAACATGTCTATGAAGTCAATCCTTCTGGAGTTCTATTCAGATCACCTGAGAAATCAAATAAACAGAGGCAGTCAGAGCCACTTCAGTTCTTTTCCACACAGCAGAGCACAAACTTAGATATTGCTATGGAGCAAGATGAGCAGGAGACACTAATGGAGCTAAAGAGGAGAACCAAGATTGAGAACTTTAGGAAACATAAGGAGGCATCTGAGCATGTTCAAATGGTTAAGCAAAAACTACCAGTTCTTCTAACTGAAGATGACTCTGATCTGGATGCAGATGAGGACTTTGTTAAAAGGCTTAATGATTTGAGGAGGCAGAGAGAGGACCCACTCCTTCATTTTGAAGGAGACACTGATGTGGATGAAGTGTATGGGGAAGATGAGGAAGAGGAGCAAGTGGAGCAAGTGGAGCAAGTGGAGCAAGTGGAGGAGGATGAGCAGAtggagcatgaggaggagcaggtGGAGGAGCAGGTGGAGCAACAACAGGAGCCAccaaagaagaaggaaaaaagaaaagggccaaccAACAGGTCACATTCAAGCTTGGAGCAAAGATTTGAGGATGTGTGGGTACCATCATCAGATGAGGAGATAGATGTAGGTGATTTGGAGCAGGAATATGATGATGGAGCTGAGAATGCACCTTTTATTCTGCCCAATGGAAGGAAGAGCAGAGCATATAAAGCACAACCAAGGAAGTGGTACAGTGAAGAAAGAGAGAACCCAGAGGAGCAGTTATGTAGAAAGCTTTGTTTCCTTAATGTGTACCAATTTAGGAGAGCACTTCAGACATTTCACATAAGTCAGAATAGGAACTATGACTTCCACAGAAACTGCAATGACAGCATCATAGTTGTGTGCACTAATGTAAAATGTCCTTTCTACATTGCAGCTTCTGTTGTTGCAAATGAAACTACTTTTTGCATCAGAAAGGCTAATTTTCTGCACACATGCCCAGCAGTAGCAGAGAATACAAAGGTGACAGCAAAATGGGTGGCACACCAGTGTCAGGATATGCTGAGAATTGATATTGGCACACCAATCACCACAATAATGCAGAATTTGAAGAAGAAATATGGAGTAGAGATCTCAACCCATATGGCCTATAGGGCTAGGAAAGAAGCATTGAAGGTTGTCCAAGGAGACCAGAGAGGTCAATACACTAGGATTAGAGATTATTTGCAGGCTGTTTTGGACACAAACCCAGGAAGTAGATGTGTTGTGACCACTAAGCATTTGCCACAGCACCCAAGCAAGAACCCAAGGTTCCATGGCCTGTTCTACTGTCTTAATGCTTGCAAAGAAGGGTTTTTAAATGGATGTAGGCCATTCATAG GGGTAGATGGTTGTTTTATCAAGCTGTCAACAGGTCAGCAGATCCTTGCTGCAACAGGAATGGATGGAAACAACAACATATACCCTATAGCATTTGGAGTTGTTGACAAAGAGGACACAGATAGCTGGACCTGGTTCTTAACACAACTGAAAGAAGCACTTGGTGGAGAAAGTGGAAAGTTTGGGTATTATACTATCATTTCTGATAGGCAGAAG GGCCTTTTAAATGCAGTAAACCATGTTTTTCCCAATTGTCCACAAAGATTCTGCCTTAGACACATTTATCAGAATTTCCAAACTGCTGGTTTTAGAGGTGATGAGTTAAAGAAACACATGGATGCAGCTAGCTACTCTTATACTAAGAATGAACACCTAGCTGCAATGAATGATTTGAAAAGAGAGTGTAAGGCAGCTTGGGCATGGCTTAATAAAGTACCAGTTCATACATGGGCTAGACATGCAATGGATTTTACATGCAAGACTGACCTAGTTGTGAACAACATCAGTGAGGTGTTTAACAAAATGATCCTAGATGTTAGAGGGAAGCCAATAAAGACCATGCTGGAAGGAATTAGGACTAAATTGATGGTCAAATTTAACACCAATAGAACTAAGACAGAGACAGCAAATTGGGAGATTTGCCCAACATATGCAGAGATGTTAGAGGAGGCAAAGTACAACTCAAGGTGGTGCCAATCTTTGATGGCTGGTCCTAACATTTACCAAGTTAGTAGTGGAGATAACACCTACTCAGTGAACTTGCTGCACAGAACATGTGGATGTAGGAAATGGGATATGACTGCTATGCCTTGCAATCATGCAGTCTCTGCAATTGTGAAAGCTAAGTTGCAACCTGAAGACTTTGTTGATGATTTCTTCAAGAAGCCAATGTACAAGAAAGCATATGAGCATATCATATTTCCTGTCCCTGGTCCAAATCTGTGGCCAAGGACAAGAACTCAGGACATAGAGCCTCCAGTTTCCAGAGACAAAGTTGGGAAGCAACAAACAAAGAGGAGGAAAAACCAATTTGAGAAGCCAGCACCAAGAGATACATCTAGAATGGCATCCATTACTTGTAGCAACTACAAACTTGTAGGGCACAGATACACTGTGTGCTCCAAGCCCTTGAAACCAGCTCTTGCTATGAGACAAAACCAGCATCAG CCAAACAGGTCACATGCTTCTGCTTCATCTACAGCTGCTGCACCAACAAGGAAGAGGCCATCTCCATGTACAGCAGATGTTGGGACTGCTCCTCCCAGGAAGAAAGTTGCACCTGCTGCAACTACACCTACTGCTCCTCCAAGGAGGAGAGCTGCACCTGCTGCTACTGCACCTACTGCTCCTCCCAGGAGGTCTCCCAGGAAGAATGCTACCCCAGCACCTACTGCTCCTCCAAGGAGGTCTCCCAGGAAGAAAACTACCCCAACTGGTACATCTTCTACATCTGCTGCAGGCCATAGGGGAACATTTCATGCTCCAAGACAGACTGGAAGGAAGAGGACAGTTTCCTACAAGATGAAAGAGTACCTATATGCTTCTGGTAACTAG
- the LOC109777691 gene encoding tryptamine benzoyltransferase 1, translating to MEITSSTMVKPVPHPLVGDKVPLTLFDRAAVDVFVAMVLAYPAPAPSNEALKDGLLKAVAAFPHLAGRLAVDQHGRHFLDVNNEGVLLIETKLPANLADVLVEGRMATRVDHLYPTTPEPGQNNGEALLQIQLNRYGCGGLVVGMCSHHRVADGHSMSMFFTAWATAVREGMDFIMPTPFLNRAETALPRSSPTPVFDHRSVEFTCREGTVVPVERIKNLTVHFTAEFVAKLKARVCARCSTFQCLLAHVWKKITAARGLKPEEFTTVRVAVNCRSRAEPPVPMNFFGNMVLWAFPRLQVRDVLNSSYSSVVETIRDAVARIDGEYVQSFVDFGGVANANGQELIATTVPAGSMLCPDAEVDSWLRFGFHQLDFGTGEPAAFLLPDWPVEGIMFLVPSHKANGGFDLFISIAEEHVATFQQICYLT from the exons ATGGAGATCACGAGCAGCACGATGGTGAAGCCGGTGCCACACCCGCTCGTCGGTGACAAGGTTCCACTGACCCTCTTCGACCGCGCTGCCGTGGACGTCTTCGTTGCCATGGTGCTAGCGTACCCCGCACCGGCACCGTCCAACGAGGCTCTCAAGGACGGGCTTCTCAAGGCGGTCGCGGCGTTCCCCCACCTGGCGGGGCGCCTCGCGGTCGACCAGCACGGCCGGCACTTCCTCGACGTCAACAACGAGGGTGTGCTCCTGATTGAGACCAAGCTACCGGCTAACTTGGCGGACGTGCTGGTGGAAGGCCGGATGGCCACCAGAGTCGACCACCTCTACCCTACAACGCCAGAGCCAGGG CAGAACAATGGGGAGGCGCTGCTGCAGATCCAGCTGAACAGGTACGGGTGCGGAGGTCTTGTGGTCGGGATGTGCTCCCACCACCGTGTCGCCGACGGCCACTCCATGAGCATGTTCTTCACCGCGTGGGCAACAGCGGTCCGCGAGGGTATGGACTTCATCATGCCGACCCCATTCCTCAACCGTGCGGAAACCGCCTTGCCGCGAAGCTCGCCGACCCCGGTGTTCGACCACCGGTCAGTGGAATTCACGTGCAGAGAAGGAACCGTCGTCCCCGTGGAGAGGATAAAAAACCTCACGGTGCACTTCACAGCCGAGTTCGTCGCCAAGCTCAAAGCCCGTGTTTGTGCCCGCTGCAGCACGTTCCAGTGCCTGCTCGCGCACGTCTGGAAGAAGATCACCGCGGCGCGGGGCCTTAAACCCGAGGAATTCACCACGGTGAGGGTGGCCGTGAACTGCAGGAGCAGGGCTGAGCCTCCCGTGCCGATGAACTTCTTCGGGAACATGGTTTTGTGGGCGTTCCCAAGGCTTCAGGTCCGGGACGTCTTGAACTCGAGCTACAGCAGCGTGGTCGAGACCATCCGCGACGCTGTGGCACGCATCGACGGGGAGTACGTGCAGTCCTTCGTGGACTTTGGCGGGGTGGCTAACGCGAACGGTCAGGAGCTCATCGCGACGACGGTCCCTGCGGGCTCGATGTTGTGCCCGGACGCAGAGGTGGATAGCTGGCTGCGGTTCGGCTTCCATCAGCTTGACTTTGGCACCGGGGAGCCTGCCGCTTTCCTGCTGCCGGACTGGCCAGTCGAGGGGATCATGTTCCTTGTGCCGTCACACAAGGCGAACGGCGGATTCGACCTCTTCATATCCATCGCGGAGGAGCACGTTGCGACGTTCCAGCAGATCTGCTACTTGACCTAG